Genomic DNA from Prunus persica cultivar Lovell chromosome G1, Prunus_persica_NCBIv2, whole genome shotgun sequence:
catatacttcattaaggttaattttgtcatctgcataagtttttttttcctatgaaatcatcaatttttggacaaacaatcaatgaaaaagggttttgtgaaaacaaactgaaaccTCAAGGggtgtttgtgtaatttttgagACATGAGGGGGGATTTTTAcgaaaacacaagaaacctcAAGGTGTTAGTATAAATAACTCCAAATTTTTCATTGTCTCATCATCTTGATATTATCAATATTATAGTGATAGTTTGGCCAAATGTTGCTGAAGTGTGAGAAATTAttgacatcgatattttccgatattattgatatttatacgatatatGTATGGATACGTTCCAAAATATCATTGAcccgaaaaaaagaagataatatcctcgatatttcgtcaatattatcgatattttagactataGTTGAGAGAACTGATTTTGTTGTGTATAAAAGCAGCGACGGCTTTAAGATGTAGGGTTTTAGGTTAGCCATTATGGAGCCTAATCTAATGTACTCAGTGAAGATATCTAACAATTACATCGAATTTCAACCGGATAGCATTGCAGCGAGACCAAAAACACAGCTAAGTTATGGTTTACAACTTTGTTCTTTCAATTATATTGGAAGAGATCAAACCCTTAACCTACCAAAATTCTAATCATAGCTCGATCCTCCGTCTCACTTGGACTAACCCAAGAGCGTGCATCTTTTATATTGGTTTACTAGAGCGCAAAAGAGTGGCTAACGCTGAATCTAGTGTGTGATATGAGTGGATTTATCAATAGAATGTCCCTCTGCTGAAGGTAACATGAGATTTCAGCAGAAAAGTCACAGCATgcaattgatttcttttgGGAACTTGGAACTTGGAACTTGGTAGGGCTTAGAATCGATGTGGTAAAAGCAGTGATGATCAAACTTGGAAGTTAGCTTCAATGCTTATACTTTATAGCACCTGGGGCAAAGCCACAGATTAGTTGATAAAGCATATGGGACACCTTTAAGAGCAGCAAAGCCTCCAGCTAATGCTACACCAAATGAAAACTGAAGCCTCCACTGTCCTCGTGTAAGAACGAGTGGTAGCATGCCCCTAATGCTTGCTCAAcatgagaaaaatcagatagaCAACCGTTGAATCAACCTCACATTTACATTCAGCCCTTTGCACGTTATCATGTGAGCAATTTTGTGTAACATGAGTTGTATACAATGGTTATATACAATAAATTTTCAACACAAGAGTTGAAAGTTCTGGTTACAGCCTTTGTAGCAAAAATGGCTTTTAGACACCGGCGTTATACATCagcaattttattaataaattgAGAACTTACAGATTATGCAACTAAGTTCTATACTATGCATCACATGTAACAATGAACAAGGATGAACTCGTCTTATCACAGGAGTGGCAAAAAGTATGAGTCGTTATAGCATTAAAATCATGTAAGAAGTTTCATACAACAAATTTGATATAGGCAGACAAACGGAGCTCCAGAATCCCAAACAAGAAGTCAGAATATGAAGCACCCAACAAAAATCCTATTTAACAGCATGCTTAGTTTTGAAGTGCTAATCGATGGCAATAATGAGAAAACCAACAGATACATACAGTAGGAAAACAGGGTAAAGTGCGAGGGCTTTTCTCCTGGGGTTGACTGCTGAACTCATGAAAGGATATGCAGCCCAAGAACTCCAAGCCAATGTTACGCTGACCACAACCACCTTCAATATCACATTGTCCTTTACCATACAGATTAGAGCTCCAATGTCCAGAGGAAATAAGCAATAACCCAGAAGACTCAGGCTCTGGAAGAATATTATGTGTCCACCCTGAAAACACAACTTTTCTTTGAGTTTCTTATTCTGCAAGAGAATCATCTATATCCAATATATCTAGCATGCTATCTTTCCGAAGTGTGAATCAAGATTGCACATTCATTATTCATACATGATTCTCCCTAATCAACCATCATGATTTACAATCTGACAGCATAACATGCTGCACATTAAGTGAGAAAATAACTATAATTTGTACGCAGATAACACATACAAGTATGAAGATATGTAACATGCTATACTTTCTTGCACCGcacgaaagaaaaaaataactatTATAGATGAAGCACTGCTACATTCACCAAATTGTTCACCAAAGTGTGTCAGTTTCTCATTTACTCAAATCTGGGCTCACTCTAGACCTCATCCATTTCTAACAGGGTACTAATACATATAGAGAAACCATAACAAAGTTGGTGACAGCAGCATTATTGATATTAGACAGAGTACACATACAAAGTAAGAAGAGATCTCAGTTTAAGGGATCTCCAATTCAGATGCAAACTTGACATCCAAAAACCAACATAAACAAATCAACATTAAGTagagccagagagagagatttaccAGTAGGAGCACATTCAAGGTCAAAATTACAGCACCGGCAGCAAGCACAGCAAAAGCAACAGCAAAAACCTCAGACTGTTCAATAAACAATCCCATTCGTCATTTCATTACGCAAAACCCATAGTGATTAAATCAAGTGagaaaaacccagaaaccaaAAACTTGAAGAAGTTAAAGAAGAAGTCACCTTTTTGACAGATGCAGACCAGGAAAGAGTGAGACCCAAGAAcacaatgaagaagaaaggtcCCCAGAGATCCCAATCCCTCAGAGCCTTTCCCGGGTCCTCACGATACGGGTTGGGGAACACCACAAGCTTCAAATTGCTCACAATTCTCGACAAGTCGCGCTTCACGGTGTCCCAAACGGGCTCCGTCAGCGTGTTGGGCGGGGACCCGAACCCGGAAGGCACGATACCCGGGCCGTTGTTGGCGGAGGGAATGGGCGGGGGGGCCGGGACAGATGGCGGCTTCTGTTTGGAGGAGGCAGAGGGAGCTGGCGGCGGGAGGTTTGATTGGATGAACGGCGAGGATGAGACGGGGATCGAGGCTCGGGTCGGACTTGGGGGTTTGGCGGGAAGCACGGTGGTGGGGCCCGATTGGACGCTGGCGTTGATTAGGTTTTCGATCTCGTCGATGTCCGATTGGGAGGAAGGGTGGAGCGGAACGGTGTCGCGTTCGGAGTGCGACATTTTTTTGAGTGTTTGGGATCTACGAGAGGGGAGGAGGTGAGATCTAGCGATGCAGGTGGAATGGGGAGGGAAGAGGAGGGCTGTTTGGGAAATGGGAACTTTTGCGTAAACGTCGTCGTTAAGGGATTGATTTGATGGTGAAACTATAAATCAACTAAAAGTGAGTGGGGGATTGGAAAAAAACGTGAGTGGGGGCTAATGACCCCTTATTTAAAAAACACTCTCATGCAACATAAAGTTATCCCTAACTAATAATACAATAATATATgggataattttttcaaatatcattgtgttattagctagaaatagcaaaacaatgttATTCCCGTTACAAGTAAATTTTTATACCCTTATTGGGCATTGAGTTGATGTTTCCACAGCATCTAGAAATTCCTTGTGGACAATGAGAAATTCTTGAGTGTGATTTAGTGCACCACACTCAAAAGGGAGCATGAGTCCATGCATTTAGGTGCCATCTGGTCTCACCACTTGTGAGCTTGATGCTTAATATGGTTGCAGTACATGCTGCACTAGAGATTTTCTTGTGTATAATATAAGGTTGTGTTCGGCCTGGATCGAACCATCTCACCGATGAGCCATCTCTGAGGGATTGGCGTTGAATCATCCAAAGCttccacagagagagagagagagagagagagagagagagagagagaggagaagagatCAGACCAGATTTGGAGATAGAATGGAGACGAGGTAAGATCCAACTAGAGCTGGAGATGGATAAGATGACTGACACGAAGAAGGTGAGTCGAGACAAGAGCGAGGAGTTGAGCAACGGcgacagagaagagaagaggagaagaagaagattataGGTGGgttaaaagaatgaaaatgtgGTGCGAGGTGGACTGTGGTAAGTTTTAAGCTAAACTAATAAGCTAAGACTCAGTTTGGGATTGCtgtcacttaaaaaaaaagttacttttgctgtgctttgaaaataagtAGCTATAAAGTAAAGCAActtcatgtttggtaaacaatatttttaaagtatttttAGTACAAAAAACAGTGTCAAAACCGTTtagtaaattttaatataaaactattgaaactgtgaataatgactaaaatagacaTGATGTTGAAAGTGTTATGTGCTAATCATGtggtgtggtggtggtggtggagtggaggtggtggtgaaagagatggaggtgaaggtggtggtggtggtggcggcgtTGGTTGTAGAGGTGGTAGTTGTGGTGATGGTAGTGGTGGTTGATCAGTGCATAACAACATATAATTTTGTACTATTCTAACTTATGATTTCGTTATGTTTTTTAGTTAAACTTGTGCTTTTAATatcttttgtgtttgtttcaaTGTTTTAAACGTAAGGACTCATTTAATGCATTTTGGAGTCAAGTTAGCTCAAAACTGCGTCTGCAGATCAGTCAACTTCACAAATTGGATTGTATGTGCTCAGGAAGAACCAGCTAATGAGCCATACGCCATTAGAAAGATGTAGAAGTCTAGTTTATGGAGCATTTTATGGTTCATGATTCCGAGTCTTCTAAAGGAAGTTATGCAAGTTTTGGCAGCTTAAGGTGAAATTCGGCAGCATCTGCGTTACTATGCAAAAATGATATTTGAAGGCCTTTCCGATTTTTCCTTGAGCTGGGCTACACACGGTtggaaagaaaagacaaataaCTTCAAGACTCatatttttctagaattttatCAATGGAGGAACAAGCCCAAAGAGAGCTTACAAGCAGACTGCAATGCATTGTCATGCATGACCTATGCCtgaattaattgttttttgtGGGGAAGTTGGTGAAGTGGGTGTTGTAGGTAGAAGCAATACTCAATTTAGATTTTTACTTCCCTTAGTGAGGTTCCTCAAGTTTTCAAACACACCCTAAGGGGGGTAGCTCTCAAACACTTCTCTAGAGCTCTTCTCCCTTCTCCTTCTCAAATTCTCTTAGTTCTCAAACACACCCCAAGGGAAGGAGCTCTCAAACACCTTTCTAGAGCTCCTCTcccttctctttctcaaaTTCTCCAAATTCTCAAACACACCCCAGGGGGGGGGAGCTCTCAAACATCTATCTAGAGCTCATCTCCCTTCTCTCCCTCAAattcttttagtttttcttttaagttcTCAATTTTTGTAACAAAACCCTTTGGCTAAATGTTCCCTTATGTTTTTCTTAGTTGTactgtctttttctttatcatgtaatttcttattttaagttttcaagtttgattagTTTCCAAGTTTCAATTACGGTTTTTGTTCTTGCTATACTACCGAACGGCTCGTGAACTTGCGAGTATCACAAGTTGAGGATGCAGTTGAATCGATTTTGGTCCAACTGTATTCGACACAtcagtggtggtgatggaggaggtggtggtggcgaaGGATGAGGAGAATGaggatgtggtggtggtggtgacggTGGCGGTGGTTTTGTAGGTGGTGAatatggtggtggaggtgaaTGTGGAAGTGGACATATTAAACAGCTACTTTAAAGTGAAGCAggtttttggccaaaaaaaaaatagaaaattagttaaatacccatttctaggcataaaactataaaaataccctatactatttaatgtatataaacacacccaaaaatcaacagctgtatattttttaatttaattataagatGAAATACCTTTATTACCcttttaacataaaattggAATTCCTAATAAACACCATATCAGAACTCACGACCTCCAGTctctcatcttcatcttcaaccccaattttcagtttttgttctTCCACCTCAGTTTTGACGATGAAATCCTAAGCTCTgttctcaaatatatatatatatatatctctaaaaaagaataagaatgaT
This window encodes:
- the LOC18789284 gene encoding protein YIPF6 homolog, with the protein product MSHSERDTVPLHPSSQSDIDEIENLINASVQSGPTTVLPAKPPSPTRASIPVSSSPFIQSNLPPPAPSASSKQKPPSVPAPPPIPSANNGPGIVPSGFGSPPNTLTEPVWDTVKRDLSRIVSNLKLVVFPNPYREDPGKALRDWDLWGPFFFIVFLGLTLSWSASVKKSEVFAVAFAVLAAGAVILTLNVLLLGGHIIFFQSLSLLGYCLFPLDIGALICMVKDNVILKVVVVSVTLAWSSWAAYPFMSSAVNPRRKALALYPVFLLYVSVGFLIIAID